A DNA window from Oryzias latipes chromosome 5, ASM223467v1 contains the following coding sequences:
- the cstf1 gene encoding cleavage stimulation factor subunit 1, with the protein MFRPKPTLKDRQQLYKLIISQLLYDGYTSIANSLINEVKPQNVVSPSEQLMQLAKIGMENDDSAVQYAIGRSDTVAPGVGIDMEFDADVQTMSPEASEYETCYVTSHKGPCRVATYSRDGQLIATGSADASIKILDTERMLAKSAMPIEVMMNETAQQNMENHPVIRTLYDHVDEVTCLAFHPTEQILASGSRDYTLKLFDYSKPSAKRAFKYIQEAEMLRSISFHPSGDFLLVGTQHPTLRLYDVNTFQCFVSCNPLDQHTDTISGVSYNPSANSYVSCSKDGSIKLWDGVSNRCVTTFEKAHDGAEVCSAIFSKNSKYVLSSGKDSVVKLWEISTGRTLVKYTGAGLSGRQMHRTQGVFNHTEDYVLLPDERTISLCCWDSRTAERKNLLSLGHNNIVRCIVHSPTNPGFMTCSDDFRARFWYRRTTTD; encoded by the exons ATGTTTCGACCCAAGCCAACGTTGAAGGACCGACAGCAACTTTACAAACTCATCATTAGCCAACTGCTGTATGACGGATATACCAGCATCGCTAACAGCCTCATCAACGAGGTCAAGCCGCAGAACGTCGTGTCTCCTTCCGAGCAGCTGATGCAGCTCGCTAAGATCG GGATGGAGAACGATGACAGCGCCGTACAGTACGCGATCGGACGCTCAGACACAGTGGCGCCGGGGGTCGGCATCGATATGGAGTTTGATGCGGACGTCCAGACCATGTCACCGGAGGCGTCGGAGTACGAGACCTGCTACGTCACGTCTCATAAGGGGCCCTGCCGGGTGGCCACTTACAGTCGCGACGGCCAGCTCATCGCCACTGGCTCCGCCGACGCGTCCATCAAGATCCTGGATACAGAGCGGATGCTGGCGAAGAGCGCCATGCCTATCGAG GTGATGATGAATGAGACGGCTCAGCAGAACATGGAGAACCACCCGGTGATCCGAACCCTGTATGACCACGTCGATGAGGTGACCTGCCTGGCCTTCCACCCCACAGAACAGATTTTAGCTTCTGGGTCCCGGGACTACACCTTGAAGCTGTTTGACTACTCCAAACCTTCTGCAAAACGAGCTTTCAAATACATCCAG GAGGCTGAGATGCTGCGCTCCATCTCCTTTCACCCTTCGGGGGACTTTCTGCTGGTGGGAACGCAGCACCCGACGTTGCGGCTTTACGACGTCAACACCTTCCAGTGCTTTGTGTCCTGCAACCCACTGGACCAGCACACGGACACCATCAGCGGGGTCAGCTACAACCCCAGCGCCAACAGCTATGTCTCCTGCAGCAAGGACGGCAGCATCAAACTGTGGGACGGCGTTTCCAACCGCTGCGTGACCACCTTCGAGAAGGCACACGATGGGGCGGAAGTCTGCTCCGCCATTTTCTCCAAGAACTCAAAGTACGTCCTGTCCAGTGGGAAAGACTCGGTGGTCAAGCTTTGGGAGATCTCCACAGGCCGGACTCTGGTCAAGTACACAG GTGCGGGGCTGAGTGGCCGTCAGATGCATCGCACCCAGGGCGTGTTCAACCACACCGAGGACTATGTTCTGCTGCCCGACGAGCGCACCATCAGCCTCTGCTGCTGGGACTCCCGCACGGCTGAACGGAAGAACCTGCTGTCTCTGGGCCACAACAACATCGTCCGCTGCATCGTCCACTCGCCCACAAACCCCGGCTTCATGACCTGCAGCGACGACTTCAGGGCCCGCTTCTGGTACCGCCGCACAACCACAGACTGA